AGCATCCGGTTGAGCGCTGGGCGCGTGACGCCAAGATATTCACGATCTTCGAAGGGACGAGCGAGATCCAGCGGCTGGTGGTGGCTCGTGCGATTTCGGGGATGCGGATCGTGTGAGCCCGGCGGGGTTTCATCTGCGGCTGAGAGCCCGATTCAGACGGGTGTCAATGCCTCGAGATTCCCCGGAGGCCCGACCAGGCCAGTTCCGCGATCTCCACTGCGAGTAAATCCAGGTCGGTTCTGAGCTTCCCGGTAGCCCATGCACGGCCGGCCGCCTCTGCGGCTCCGACGATTCCGTACGCAAGCGCACGTTGCTGATCTGCGTCGATGCCCGCCGCAATCAGGGGAGCGACCAACTCGGCCATGCTGTCTTCGATGCGGCTCATGGCATCCGCCACATCCTGGTCGGTGCGATCTGCCCCTTCGAACAGGAGGAGAAAGGCGGCCCGATTATCGGCGATGAAGTGGAAGTAGGTGCCGATTCCCACCTCAACTTGCCGGCGTGGAGAATCGGCTCGCGAGGTGCTGTCCGTAATCGCCCTGGCCATCCGATCGCCGACATCGTCGACGAGGTGGAGGTAGAGGGCGCGTTTTGAGCTGAAATGCTGGTAAAGGACCGGCTTGGTCACGCCGGCAGTGGCGGCGATGTCGTCCATTGTCGTGGCGTGATAACCGGCGCCGGAGAAGACCTGCAGAGCAACGTCCAGCAGCTGCTGTCGCCGTTCCTGGGCCGGGAGACGGGTGGTCATCTGTACACGTTACCAACTGGTAGGCCGCCTGGGGGCTGGACGACCGTGCCCGGGTTGGCGTGACTTTTGGCCCTTGCGGCAGCTGCGAGCCGATGGTTTGGTTCGATCAGACCGTGTTCATCTACTACTACGTGCAACTCGAACGGCCGCTCGAAGTCATCGAGCCTCGATTTCGATCGTTCTTCTCACGCTTCAGCTCATGGGCGGAGTCTGCCTATCGGGAGGGCGAAGAGCTGAGGGCCAACATATCGGTCGGGAGCGGACCGGCCACTGTGGCGAAGACCGTTCGGATGCGCGTCGGCGACCCGGTGGCGGGTCGAGCAGAGACGACGGTTCCGATTGTCTGGGAGGCAACCGGGCCTACGGCGCTCTTTCCGAGAATGGAAGGCAATCTGATCATGGCCGGGGTCGGACCCGAGTACACCCAGCTCGCCTTTCGTGGAACATACGCCCCACCGATGGGAGCGCTTGGCCGAGCACTCGACAAGGTCGTCATGCATCGCCTCGCTGAGAGCAGCGTCAAGGGATTCGTCGACAGGATCAGCGAAGCCTTGGAGAGAGAGTAGGCAGGCAATCGGCGCCCGACACCGGGCGAGAGCTGTCGGACGATCGAGAACCTAGGAATCGGAAGCTTCTTGATCCGATTCCCTGAGCGCCTCCAATCGGGCGGCGTAGGCGGCCGCCTCAGCCCGATTGTTCATCTGCAGCTTGCGCAGGAGATTCGAAACGTAGTTCTTGACGGTCTTCTGGGCCAGATACATCTCTGCTGCGATTTCCCTGTTGGTCTTGCCGTCGGCGATCCGGGAGAGGATCTTGCGTTCCTGGGGAGACAACTCCGCCAGAAGGGGATCCGATTCCCGCCCGGCGTGCGCTCTCGAGAAGATGCGGTCGCTGAGTTCGGAATCGAGAAGTGACTCACCGGCGGCTGCCTTGCGCACGGCCGCCAGCAGATCCGAGGATCGCGTTCGTTTGAGAACGAAACCGAGGGCACCGGCGCCGACGGAGTCAACGAAGGCCTGCTCGTCGGCGAAGGCGGTGAGCATGACGACCTGGATATCGCTCCACTTGGCTCGGATCCGGCGGCAGGCGTCCACCCCGGATCCATCGGGGAGATTGACGTCGAGGACCACGAGATCGGGTCGGACCTCACCGGCCATCTCGACGGCCCCGGCCGCAGTTTCCGCCTCGGCGACGACTTCGATATCCGGTTCGGCCTCGAGGAGGGCGCGCAGGCCGCCGCGCACCAGCGCGTGGTCGTCGGCAAGAAGTACCCGGATCGTCATCCGCGGCAGGTTAACGCATCACGGGCCGAAAGCGGGATCCCCAGGTGCCAATTGCCAATTGCCAATCGCCTATGGCCTACTGCCTACTGCCTACTTGCCAACTGGCTCAAACCGCGCCGTGAAGTGGCGGAGCCACGGTGCCTGCTCAACGATCCGGTAACCGCCGATCGAACCGGCCCGCTCGGCAACGGACAACACGACTTCGCCGACGTAGTCGATGTGGCTCTGCGTGTAGGTGCGGCGGGGTATCGCCAGTCGCACTAGCTCCATCTGAGCCGGCGTCTCGGTTCCGTCGTCGTGCACCGCCCCGAACATCACCGATCCGATCTCGACTCCCCGAACGCCACCATCGCGGTACAACTCGACTGCCAGAGCTTGGGCGGGATACTCCGACGGAGGAATATGCGGAAGGAAGGCCTTGGCATCGAGGTACACCGCATGTCCACCGGCCGGACGCACGATCGGAACGCCGGCGGCCGCCACCTTGTCTGCGAGGTACTCGGTCGATCGGATCCGGTAGCGAAGGTACCGCTCGTCGAGTACCTCTTCGAGGCCTTGCGAGATTGCCTCGAGATCGTATCCGGCCAGTCCTCCGTAGGTTGGGAACCCCTCCGTGAGGATGAGCAGATTGCGGCAGGCGATTGCCATCGAGGGATCGTTCATCGCCAGGAACCCGCCGATGTTGGCCAGCCCATCCTTCTTGGCGGACATCGTGCACCCGTCGACGAGCGAGAACATCTCGGCCACGATTTCCCGGGGAGTGTGATCTTCGTATCCGGGCTCGCGCAGCTTGATGAACCAGGCGTTCTCGGCAAACCGGCACGCATCCAGGAAAAAGGGGATGCCGTAGCGATGACATACCTCTTGCACGGAGCGCAAGTTCTCCATGGAAACGGGTTGCCCGCCTCCGGAGT
This DNA window, taken from Acidimicrobiia bacterium, encodes the following:
- a CDS encoding TetR/AcrR family transcriptional regulator, with the protein product MTTRLPAQERRQQLLDVALQVFSGAGYHATTMDDIAATAGVTKPVLYQHFSSKRALYLHLVDDVGDRMARAITDSTSRADSPRRQVEVGIGTYFHFIADNRAAFLLLFEGADRTDQDVADAMSRIEDSMAELVAPLIAAGIDADQQRALAYGIVGAAEAAGRAWATGKLRTDLDLLAVEIAELAWSGLRGISRH
- a CDS encoding response regulator transcription factor encodes the protein MTIRVLLADDHALVRGGLRALLEAEPDIEVVAEAETAAGAVEMAGEVRPDLVVLDVNLPDGSGVDACRRIRAKWSDIQVVMLTAFADEQAFVDSVGAGALGFVLKRTRSSDLLAAVRKAAAGESLLDSELSDRIFSRAHAGRESDPLLAELSPQERKILSRIADGKTNREIAAEMYLAQKTVKNYVSNLLRKLQMNNRAEAAAYAARLEALRESDQEASDS
- a CDS encoding tryptophanase — encoded protein: MPYRTIIEPFRIHSTQEINLPTRDEREEALGRAGFNLFGLHADEVIIDLLTDSGTGAMSAKQWAGMMVGDESYAGSRSFYRFLETVQGITGLAEIIPTHQGRAAERILFSVMVKSGDVVPNNTHFDTTRANVEYQGAEALDLVIAEGRDPSTNHPFKGNMDVEALERTIAEVGADRIPLVMVTVTNNSGGGQPVSMENLRSVQEVCHRYGIPFFLDACRFAENAWFIKLREPGYEDHTPREIVAEMFSLVDGCTMSAKKDGLANIGGFLAMNDPSMAIACRNLLILTEGFPTYGGLAGYDLEAISQGLEEVLDERYLRYRIRSTEYLADKVAAAGVPIVRPAGGHAVYLDAKAFLPHIPPSEYPAQALAVELYRDGGVRGVEIGSVMFGAVHDDGTETPAQMELVRLAIPRRTYTQSHIDYVGEVVLSVAERAGSIGGYRIVEQAPWLRHFTARFEPVGK